The following coding sequences lie in one Metopolophium dirhodum isolate CAU chromosome 5, ASM1992520v1, whole genome shotgun sequence genomic window:
- the LOC132944581 gene encoding cuticle protein 19-like, whose protein sequence is MAAKLIVFAALFGQLALAYPPTIVEHNSYDHHDVDHYAHAPTPYHFEYAVNDPHTHDIKSHHESNDGHGNVKGSYSLLEADGSTRVVTYTADHEHGFNAEVKKIEAPAHHHYEAPLATSYHEPIHHSYKPYQY, encoded by the coding sequence TTGATCGTGTTCGCCGCCCTGTTCGGGCAACTGGCACTAGCCTACCCACCTACAATTGTCGAGCACAACAGTTACGACCACCACGACGTCGACCACTACGCTCACGCACCCACACCGTACCACTTCGAGTACGCCGTGAACGACCCGCACACCCACGACATCAAGAGCCATCACGAGTCGAACGACGGACACGGAAACGTCAAAGGCTCGTACAGCCTCCTGGAAGCCGACGGTTCCACCAGGGTGGTCACCTACACCGCCGACCACGAACACGGTTTCAACGCCGAagtgaagaaaatcgaagctcCCGCTCACCACCATTACGAAGCACCTCTCGCCACCAGCTACCACGAGCCAATTCATCATTCGTACAAACCTTACCAATACTGA
- the LOC132944568 gene encoding cuticle protein 7-like — protein MAAKLIIFAACVVSAIAQYPAPAYKPAYPAAAYPAPAYAAPAYAAPKAYAPEPAYPPKPYNFEYSVNDPSTYDVKSQSEYADANGYVKGSYSLLEADGSTRVVEYTADNYGFNAEVKKIEGGYKAPYSAPAPAYKAAPAYKPAYAAPAYPAPAAYPAPAYSAPAYKPAPYKAY, from the exons atggcCGCTAAG TTGATCATCTTCGCCGCATGCGTGGTTTCCGCCATCGCCCAATACCCCGCACCGGCCTACAAGCCCGCTTACCCAGCAGCCGCTTACCCAGCACCAGCATACGCCGCACCCGCATACGCCGCACCGAAAGCCTACGCTCCGGAACCCGCCTACCCACCCAAGCCATACAACTTCGAATACAGCGTCAACGACCCATCCACATACGACGTCAAGAGCCAATCCGAATACGCTGACGCCAACGGTTACGTCAAGGGATCTTACAGCCTCTTGGAAGCCGACGGTTCCACCCGCGTCGTCGAATACACCGCCGACAACTACGGATTCAACGCCGAAGTCAAGAAAATCGAAGGAGGATACAAGGCCCCATACAGCGCCCCAGCCCCAGCCTACAAAGCCGCCCCAGCCTACAAGCCCGCATACGCCGCACCAGCTTACCCAGCACCCGCCGCATACCCAGCACCCGCTTACTCTGCACCGGCTTACAAGCCTGCCCCATACAAGGCATACTAA